GTTTCGCCCTGGGCAGGCCCAAGATCGACGAGATCGACGTTCGGTTCATCCCCAACTCCTCGTCCCTCTCAGCGTCCATCCTCGCTGGTGCGGTCGATCTGACCATCGGCCGAAGCCTATCGGTGGACCAGGCGATCCAGGTGCGCGACCGCTGGCAATCGGGAAAGATGGACGCCGGGGACGTGTCGAGCGTTGTTCTGATCTACCCGCAGTTCATCGATCCGGACCCCGCCGTCATCGGAGATGTGCGCTTCCGAGCCGCGCTGATGGCGGCCATCGACCGGCAGGAGATGGCGGAGAGCTTGCAGGCGGGTCTCACCTCCGCCGCGGACGTGTTCCTCGTCCCCGGCCACGCCGAGTTCTCGGCGATCCAGAACTCCATCGTGCGTCATCCCTACGACCAGCGCCAGGCGACGGAGGCCATCGCGTCGCTCGGCTACGCGCGCGGTGGGGACGGCGCGTTTCGAGACGGCTCGGGGGCGCGGCTGGGCGTCGAGATACGCACGAGCCAGGGCGACGACCTCCAGGAGAAGGCGCTCTTTGGCGCGGCCGACGCATGGCAGCGGGTTGGGGTCGGCGTCACGCAGGTGCTGGTGCCGCCCCAGCAGGCCAGAGGCAGGGAATATCGGGCGACGTTCCCTGGCTTCGACGTGAAGCGCCAGCCGGGCGACCGCGGCTTCCTCGAGCGCGTCTTCAGCGCGAAGACGCCGCTCCCGGAGAACGATTTCGTCGGCAACAACTACAATCGCTATCGCAGCCCGGATCTCGATGCGCTCCTGGGACGGTACTTCGCCACGATTCCGTTCGCCGAGCGCACGGCTGTCCTTGGAGAGATCGTCCACCACATGACGGACCGGGTCCTGTACATCACGCTTTTCTACCAGACCTCGCCGGTGATGATCGGGAACCAGATTCGTGGGGTAACGGGCACGAGCCAGGGATGGAACGCGAACGCATGGGAGATCGGGAGCTAGGAGCGGGCAGCGGTACGATGGTGCGCAGACCGCCCCATCAACGCAATTCGGAGGACGTGATTCAGCATGGAAGAGCGAGCAGACGGCGGACGGCCCATCCGTCGGGAGACGGCGTACCAGGCATGGCAAAAGGGGGAAGGGATTCCTAGCCACAGCGGCTCCTACGTCACGGACCTGTACCACGTTGACGTGGCGCCGTGGCCGCGCGTGGGCCAGAAGGGGGCGTTCATCAACCTCGCCGATCAGCAGGACGATGACGCATGGGTCGTCGAGATCGCGCCGGGTGGGCGCACCGAGGTTCTCCACCACCTCTTCGAGGCCACAGTGCTCGTGCTCGACGGGCGCGGCGCGACGACCTTCTGGCAAAAGGATGGGCCCAAGCAGACGGTCGAGTGGCAGCGCGGCAGCGTGTTCTCCCCGCCCATCAACAGCTACTACCAGCATTTCAACTTGGACGGGCAGCGACCCGCCCGCCTCTTCGGCGTGACCCTCGCCCCCATGCTGATCAACCTCTTTCGCAACCCGGATTTCGTCTTCAACGACGATTACCCCTTCCGGGACCGATACGACTCGAGCAACGACTACTTCACGAGCCCCGGCTATCGGGACGAGACCCGCGCGCGGGAGTGGGTGACGAACTTCATCCCCGACATCCGCTCCTTCAAGCTGGACGCCAACGATCCGCGCGGGCTCGGCAGCTACCGGCTGGGGTTCACGTTCTCCGGCAACCAGATGGTAGCCCACAGCAGCGAGTGGCCCGTCGGGACGTACATGAAAGGCCACCGGCATGGCGTGGGCGCGCACGTGGTGATTCTCGAAGGAATCGGCTACTCGCTGCTCTGGTTCGAGGGCGAGCCGCGTCAGAAGGTGCCGTGGAAGGATGGCAGCGTGCTCTCGCCCAAGGACCAGGAGTACCACCAGCACTTCAACACTGGCCCCGAGCCGGTGCGCTATCTCGCCTTTCGCCTCGGCGCGGCGGATCTCCGGCGCTGGGGACGCAATATGATGCCCGACCAGATCGAGTCTGAGGACGAGGATCCCGCCATCTACGACGAGTACGAGGCGGAGTGCGCCAAGAACGGGGTGAAGGTCACCCTGCCGCGGCCGGCCTACAACCGCCGCTGACGCACCGACGCGGGCGCGGCCAATCCTGCTGTCAGAAAATCCTCCGCCTGCCAGGTCAGGCTTCCGCCGACCCTCTAGTTGGCGAAGAAGTCGCCCATGAGCTTCGCGACGGCCTCGGGCTGGTCGTTCTGGACCTGGTGGCCGGCGCGCCGGACCCAGTGGAACGGAACGTTGGGCAGCTCCTTTTCGAGCTGGCGCCCCAGCTCGGGGACCGCGAAGTTGTCGTTCTCGCCCCAGATGAAGA
The genomic region above belongs to Chloroflexota bacterium and contains:
- a CDS encoding ABC transporter substrate-binding protein — protein: MARTALDPREVSAPVALRPSAMPSSRSRIVTLRAVWALFVASLLACQSAAGTAREAGRPADVQPAPIKRLNAAVQSDPTVLSSRIRPLGVGIAGVSELEQLVAAGLTVADEHNAIHAVLAEEVPTIENGRWRLLPDGRMETTWVIRENARWHDGAPLTSADLLFTLDVVRDREVGAFREAAYDMIEGADAPDPRTVTVRWKEPYIEADNLFSSTHALPLPQHLLGQAYAEDKTTLTEIPYWNQDFVAAGPFRVAQWEAGSGVLLRAFDGFALGRPKIDEIDVRFIPNSSSLSASILAGAVDLTIGRSLSVDQAIQVRDRWQSGKMDAGDVSSVVLIYPQFIDPDPAVIGDVRFRAALMAAIDRQEMAESLQAGLTSAADVFLVPGHAEFSAIQNSIVRHPYDQRQATEAIASLGYARGGDGAFRDGSGARLGVEIRTSQGDDLQEKALFGAADAWQRVGVGVTQVLVPPQQARGREYRATFPGFDVKRQPGDRGFLERVFSAKTPLPENDFVGNNYNRYRSPDLDALLGRYFATIPFAERTAVLGEIVHHMTDRVLYITLFYQTSPVMIGNQIRGVTGTSQGWNANAWEIGS
- a CDS encoding ethanolamine ammonia lyase-activating protein, whose amino-acid sequence is MEERADGGRPIRRETAYQAWQKGEGIPSHSGSYVTDLYHVDVAPWPRVGQKGAFINLADQQDDDAWVVEIAPGGRTEVLHHLFEATVLVLDGRGATTFWQKDGPKQTVEWQRGSVFSPPINSYYQHFNLDGQRPARLFGVTLAPMLINLFRNPDFVFNDDYPFRDRYDSSNDYFTSPGYRDETRAREWVTNFIPDIRSFKLDANDPRGLGSYRLGFTFSGNQMVAHSSEWPVGTYMKGHRHGVGAHVVILEGIGYSLLWFEGEPRQKVPWKDGSVLSPKDQEYHQHFNTGPEPVRYLAFRLGAADLRRWGRNMMPDQIESEDEDPAIYDEYEAECAKNGVKVTLPRPAYNRR